One segment of Oreochromis niloticus isolate F11D_XX linkage group LG8, O_niloticus_UMD_NMBU, whole genome shotgun sequence DNA contains the following:
- the slc18a3b gene encoding putative vesicular acetylcholine transporter-B gives MDGEGGSSGLAKSAAVKLSEMGERTKQLGTAMRDPHQQRRIILVIVCVALLLDNMLYMVIVPIIPDYLADLEIEQSEHVHVVMHSNTSANSTSQDKSNKDNLDIQIGILFASKAILQLLVNPLSGTFIDRVGYDIPLLIGLTVMFVSTCIFAFGENYATLFMARSLQGLGSAFADTSGIAMIADKYTEEAERSRALGIALAFISFGSLVAPPFGGVLYEFVGKRVPFIVLACICLADGLMLLTVIKPFSNRTRENMPVGTPIYRLMIDPYIAVVAGALTVCNIPLAFLEPTIANWMETTMHSSQWEMGLTWLPAFFPHVLGVYITVKLAAQHPNLQWFYGAVGMVIIGASSCTVPACKTFGQLIAPLCGICFGIALVDTALLPTLAFLVDVRHVSVYGSVYAIADISYSVAYAMGPIVAGQIVHSLGFVQLNLGMGLVNVLYAPALLLLRNVCQMKPSHSERDNLLDEAPQGLYDTIKMEERRAKKKGYSSAGNCLSVDENGFDPFRAQRSLSEESSGPECT, from the coding sequence GATGGAGAAGGAGGCTCTTCGGGGCTGGCCAAATCAGCCGCTGTAAAACTGTCCGAGATGGGCGAAAGAACCAAGCAGTTAGGCACCGCGATGCGGGATCCTCACCAGCAAAGACGGATCATACTGGTGATTGTTTGCGTGGCTCTCCTGTTGGACAATATGCTCTACATGGTAATCGTGCCAATTATTCCAGACTATCTTGCTGATCTGGAGATTGAGCAGTCAGAACACGTCCACGTTGTGATGCACTCCAACACTTCAGCAAACAGCACAAGCCAAGACAAAAGCAACAAGGACAATTTAGATATCCAGATAGGAATACTTTTTGCATCAAAAGCCATCCTCCAGCTCTTAGTTAACCCCCTGTCGGGAACTTTCATAGACCGGGTTGGATATGACATTCCACTTTTAATTGGACTGACTGTCATGTTTGTCTCTACCTGCATCTTCGCTTTCGGGGAGAATTACGCGACTCTCTTTATGGCCAGAAGTTTGCAGGGTCTCGGTTCTGCTTTCGCAGACACCTCTGGAATCGCGATGATAGCTGACAAATACACGGAGGAGGCAGAGAGAAGCAGGGCGCTCGGCATTGCTCTGGCGTTCATCTCTTTCGGGAGTCTGGTGGCGCCTCCCTTCGGGGGCGTCCTGTACGAGTTTGTCGGCAAACGAGTGCCGTTCATCGTGCTCGCCTGCATTTGCCTGGCGGATGGCTTAATGCTGCTGACCGTGATCAAGCCATTCTCTAACAGGACTAGAGAGAACATGCCAGTCGGCACCCCCATATACAGACTCATGATTGATCCCTACATAGCTGTGGTGGCCGGGGCACTGACAGTGTGTAACATCCCCCTTGCCTTTCTAGAGCCAACTATAGCCAACTGGATGGAAACCACCATGCACTCATCTCAGTGGGAAATGGGGCTCACCTGGCTCCCAGCCTTCTTCCCTCATGTTCTCGGTGTTTACATAACGGTTAAATTGGCAGCACAACATCCAAATTTGCAGTGGTTTTACGGAGCTGTAGGGATGGTTATCATAGGGGCGAGCTCCTGCACAGTTCCGGCATGCAAAACTTTTGGGCAGCTTATCGCCCCGCTGTGCGGCATCTGTTTTGGCATAGCGCTGGTAGACACTGCCCTGCTACCCACACTTGCATTTTTAGTTGATGTGCGTCATGTTTCTGTGTATGGTAGTGTTTATGCTATTGCAGATATTTCCTACTCTGTCGCTTATGCTATGGGTCCCATAGTAGCCGGGCAGATAGTGCACAGTCTCGGTTTTGTACAACTTAATCTTGGTATGGGTCTTGTCAATGTGCTTTACGCACcagccctgctgctgctgcgcaACGTGTGCCAAATGAAACCGTCCCACTCAGAGAGAGATAACCTGCTAGACGAAGCTCCGCAGGGGCTGTACGACACAATCAAgatggaggagaggagagcgaAGAAGAAGGGCTACAGTTCGGCAGGGAATTGCCTGTCGGTAGATGAGAATGGGTTTGACCCCTTCAGAGCACAGCGGTCCTTGTCAGAAGAGTCCTCCGGCCCGGAGTGCACTTAG